A single Lolium perenne isolate Kyuss_39 chromosome 6, Kyuss_2.0, whole genome shotgun sequence DNA region contains:
- the LOC127308028 gene encoding protein STRUBBELIG-RECEPTOR FAMILY 3 isoform X2 — protein sequence MRMGDGPFAQTGVRVLVPLLLVAAAAALLPRALALTDAADVSAINGLYVALGSPALTGWTANGGDPCGEGWQGVVCIGSNIDAINYVAATMEGQLGSLGNFTSITTINLSNNKISGTIPDDLPVTLRNLFLSDNQLTGSIPMSLSNLKSLTAMSLNDNHLDGQLPDAFGSLAGLINLDISSNNFSGPLPTSLGNLSSLVTLRMQDNQLSGTLDVLQGLPLGDLNIENNLFSGPIPPKLLNIPNLKKDGNPFNTSIAPSASPSLTPNGSSPTQTPSSPTFPSGTPSSSNASSGSSGGSTARDSRSSSSGKHKSSTLRIVGYVLLAIVLFIIVVLLVIFCLSKYQERQSRRDYTTSQVGRVQQRVEEPKVKQASAQSRDAIKKGSTEVPDRKPVREINLTIPAAREKPPEKREDHVINLERTESDIFAAAPLPPPPPPPLPPPAPTPTPPPRPPPPLSSPPPPPLSSPPLPPVTKVIANPIFRPEKRASTPPRTGPSTSATSFSVATLQQYTNSFGEESLIRESRLGKVYLAEFPEGKLLEVMKIDNANGRIPVDDFLELVACISDIRHPSILELVGYCAEYGQRLLVYNHFSRKTLHDVLHEGEDLDSALSWNARLQVALGASKALEYLHDTCEPPVVHQNFEPANVLLGNGFSVRVAECGLSVLMLSSSVTQLSGRMRALLNYEAPEIQESGTFTDRSDVYSFGVVMLELLTGRKPYDSSRPRHEQHLVRWAVHQLHDIDSLTKMVDPSIRGECSEKVLSRFADIISRCVRPEPEFRPPMSEVVQDIASILSTTGEDSE from the exons ATGCGGATGGGAGATGGGCCCTTCGCGCAGACGGGGGTGCGGGTGCTCGTCCCGCTGCTGTTggtcgcagcggcggcggcattGCTGCCGCGGGCGCTCGCACTCACCGACGCCGCCGACG TTTCTGCTATAAATGGATTGTATGTTGCACTTGGATCACCGGCTCTTACCGGATGGACTGCAAATGGTGGAGACCCCTGCGGTGAGGGTTGGCAGGGTGTTGTATGTATCGGCTCAAATATTGATGCAAT AAATTATGTTGCTGCAACTATGGAAGGACAGCTGGGAAGCCTAGGGAACTTCACCTCGATTACCACAAT AAATCTTAGCAACAACAAAATCAGTGGAACTATACCGGATGATCTACCAGTTACACTGCGGAATCT TTTTCTCTCTGATAACCAACTCACTGGAAGCATCCCAATGTCGCTATCAAACCTAAAGAGTTTAACAGCCAT GTCACTCAATGACAATCATCTTGATGGACAACTACCAGATGCTTTTGGTTCCCTTGCTGGACTTATAAACCT GGATATTTCGTCCAACAACTTCAGTGGTCCATTACCAACTTCATTGGGAAACCTGTCATCACTAGTTACTCT GCGCATGCAAGATAATCAACTATCTGGTACCCTTGATGTCTTGCAGGGTCTCCCCCTCGGTGATTT AAATATAGAGAACAATTTATTTTCTGGACCGATTCCTCCAAAGTTGCTCAACATACCAAATTTGAA AAAGGATGGGAACCCATTTAATACCAGCATCGCTCCTTCTGCGTCACCCTCTTTAACACCCAATGGCTCTTCACCGACACAAACACCATCATCTCCTACATTCCCTTCAGGAACTCCTTCATCGTCTAATGCTTCCTCGGGTTCTTCTGGTGGATCCACAGCTCGAGACAGCAGATCTTCATCCTCCGGGAAACACAAGTCTTCAACTCTCAGGATCGTTGGATATGTTCTTCTTGCTATCGTGCTGTTCATAATTGTTGTGCTGCTCGTAATATTTTGCCTGTCGAAGTACCAAGAGAGACAGTCGAGACGTGATTATACAACAAGTCAGGTGGGGAGGGTGCAACAAAGGGTTGAAGAGCCTAAAGTCAAGCAAGCTTCAGCACAGTCAAGGGACGCCATTAAAAAAG GCTCAACTGAGGTTCCTGACAGGAAGCCTGTTCGTGAAATAAATCTGACCATACCAG CTGCTCGTGAGAAGCCTCCTGAAAAGAGAGAAGATCATGTAATTAACTTGGAGCGAACGGAATCGGATATTTTTGCTGCGGCGCCTCTgcctccgccaccgccaccaccactaccaccaccagcaccaacaccaacaccaccaccacgACCACCACCCCCACTTTCCTCTCCACCTCCTCCGCCACTTTCCTCACCACCACTTCCTCCTGTTACAAAAGTAATTGCAAATCCTATCTTTAGGCCAGAAAAAAGAGCCAGCACTCCACCAAGGACAGGTCCCTCGACATCTGCAACATCCTTTTCTGTTGCAACACTTCAGCAATATACAAATAGCTTTGGAGAGGAAAGTTTGATAAGAGAGAGTAGGTTGGGAAAAGTATATCTTGCAGAATTTCCTGAAGGCAAA TTATTGGAAGTTATGAAGATAGACAATGCCAATGGAAGGATACCAGTAGATGACTTTTTAGAGCTGGTTGCGTGTATATCAGATATTAGACACCCTAGCATCCTTGAGCTTGTTGGATACTGTGCAGAATATGGACAGCGGTTACTTGTTTATAACCACTTCAGTAGAAAAACACTACATGATGTATTACATGAAGGAGAGGATCTAGATAGTGCACTCTCTTGGAATGCCCGTCTCCAGGTCGCTCTTGGTGCATCAAAAGCCTTAGA GTATCTCCATGACACATGTGAGCCTCCAGTGGTGCATCAGAATTTTGAACCAGCCAATGTGCTTCTTGGTAATGGATTCTCAGTACGTGTTGCTGAATGTGGACTGTCAGTATTGATGTTGTCAAGCTCTGTTACACAG TTGTCTGGTCGCATGCGGGCATTACTAAATTACGAGGCACCTGAAATCCAAGAATCTGGGACTTTTACCGACCGAAGTGATGTTTACAGTTTTGGTGTGGTAATGCTAGAACTTCTGACTGGTCGTAAACCATATGACAG CTCTCGCCCTCGTCATGAACAGCATCTTGTTAGATGGGCTGTTCATCAGCTTCATGACATTGATTCCCTGACAAAGATGGTTGATCCTTCTATTCGTGGAGAGTGTTCTGAGAAAGTATTATCACGTTTTGCCGACATCATCAGCCGTTGTGTTCGG
- the LOC127308028 gene encoding protein STRUBBELIG-RECEPTOR FAMILY 3 isoform X3, producing the protein MRMGDGPFAQTGVRVLVPLLLVAAAAALLPRALALTDAADVSAINGLYVALGSPALTGWTANGGDPCGEGWQGVVCIGSNIDAINYVAATMEGQLGSLGNFTSITTINLSNNKISGTIPDDLPVTLRNLFLSDNQLTGSIPMSLSNLKSLTAMSLNDNHLDGQLPDAFGSLAGLINLDISSNNFSGPLPTSLGNLSSLVTLNIENNLFSGPIPPKLLNIPNLKKDGNPFNTSIAPSASPSLTPNGSSPTQTPSSPTFPSGTPSSSNASSGSSGGSTARDSRSSSSGKHKSSTLRIVGYVLLAIVLFIIVVLLVIFCLSKYQERQSRRDYTTSQVGRVQQRVEEPKVKQASAQSRDAIKKGSTEVPDRKPVREINLTIPVLAAAREKPPEKREDHVINLERTESDIFAAAPLPPPPPPPLPPPAPTPTPPPRPPPPLSSPPPPPLSSPPLPPVTKVIANPIFRPEKRASTPPRTGPSTSATSFSVATLQQYTNSFGEESLIRESRLGKVYLAEFPEGKLLEVMKIDNANGRIPVDDFLELVACISDIRHPSILELVGYCAEYGQRLLVYNHFSRKTLHDVLHEGEDLDSALSWNARLQVALGASKALEYLHDTCEPPVVHQNFEPANVLLGNGFSVRVAECGLSVLMLSSSVTQLSGRMRALLNYEAPEIQESGTFTDRSDVYSFGVVMLELLTGRKPYDSSRPRHEQHLVRWAVHQLHDIDSLTKMVDPSIRGECSEKVLSRFADIISRCVRPEPEFRPPMSEVVQDIASILSTTGEDSE; encoded by the exons ATGCGGATGGGAGATGGGCCCTTCGCGCAGACGGGGGTGCGGGTGCTCGTCCCGCTGCTGTTggtcgcagcggcggcggcattGCTGCCGCGGGCGCTCGCACTCACCGACGCCGCCGACG TTTCTGCTATAAATGGATTGTATGTTGCACTTGGATCACCGGCTCTTACCGGATGGACTGCAAATGGTGGAGACCCCTGCGGTGAGGGTTGGCAGGGTGTTGTATGTATCGGCTCAAATATTGATGCAAT AAATTATGTTGCTGCAACTATGGAAGGACAGCTGGGAAGCCTAGGGAACTTCACCTCGATTACCACAAT AAATCTTAGCAACAACAAAATCAGTGGAACTATACCGGATGATCTACCAGTTACACTGCGGAATCT TTTTCTCTCTGATAACCAACTCACTGGAAGCATCCCAATGTCGCTATCAAACCTAAAGAGTTTAACAGCCAT GTCACTCAATGACAATCATCTTGATGGACAACTACCAGATGCTTTTGGTTCCCTTGCTGGACTTATAAACCT GGATATTTCGTCCAACAACTTCAGTGGTCCATTACCAACTTCATTGGGAAACCTGTCATCACTAGTTACTCT AAATATAGAGAACAATTTATTTTCTGGACCGATTCCTCCAAAGTTGCTCAACATACCAAATTTGAA AAAGGATGGGAACCCATTTAATACCAGCATCGCTCCTTCTGCGTCACCCTCTTTAACACCCAATGGCTCTTCACCGACACAAACACCATCATCTCCTACATTCCCTTCAGGAACTCCTTCATCGTCTAATGCTTCCTCGGGTTCTTCTGGTGGATCCACAGCTCGAGACAGCAGATCTTCATCCTCCGGGAAACACAAGTCTTCAACTCTCAGGATCGTTGGATATGTTCTTCTTGCTATCGTGCTGTTCATAATTGTTGTGCTGCTCGTAATATTTTGCCTGTCGAAGTACCAAGAGAGACAGTCGAGACGTGATTATACAACAAGTCAGGTGGGGAGGGTGCAACAAAGGGTTGAAGAGCCTAAAGTCAAGCAAGCTTCAGCACAGTCAAGGGACGCCATTAAAAAAG GCTCAACTGAGGTTCCTGACAGGAAGCCTGTTCGTGAAATAAATCTGACCATACCAG TGCTGGCAGCTGCTCGTGAGAAGCCTCCTGAAAAGAGAGAAGATCATGTAATTAACTTGGAGCGAACGGAATCGGATATTTTTGCTGCGGCGCCTCTgcctccgccaccgccaccaccactaccaccaccagcaccaacaccaacaccaccaccacgACCACCACCCCCACTTTCCTCTCCACCTCCTCCGCCACTTTCCTCACCACCACTTCCTCCTGTTACAAAAGTAATTGCAAATCCTATCTTTAGGCCAGAAAAAAGAGCCAGCACTCCACCAAGGACAGGTCCCTCGACATCTGCAACATCCTTTTCTGTTGCAACACTTCAGCAATATACAAATAGCTTTGGAGAGGAAAGTTTGATAAGAGAGAGTAGGTTGGGAAAAGTATATCTTGCAGAATTTCCTGAAGGCAAA TTATTGGAAGTTATGAAGATAGACAATGCCAATGGAAGGATACCAGTAGATGACTTTTTAGAGCTGGTTGCGTGTATATCAGATATTAGACACCCTAGCATCCTTGAGCTTGTTGGATACTGTGCAGAATATGGACAGCGGTTACTTGTTTATAACCACTTCAGTAGAAAAACACTACATGATGTATTACATGAAGGAGAGGATCTAGATAGTGCACTCTCTTGGAATGCCCGTCTCCAGGTCGCTCTTGGTGCATCAAAAGCCTTAGA GTATCTCCATGACACATGTGAGCCTCCAGTGGTGCATCAGAATTTTGAACCAGCCAATGTGCTTCTTGGTAATGGATTCTCAGTACGTGTTGCTGAATGTGGACTGTCAGTATTGATGTTGTCAAGCTCTGTTACACAG TTGTCTGGTCGCATGCGGGCATTACTAAATTACGAGGCACCTGAAATCCAAGAATCTGGGACTTTTACCGACCGAAGTGATGTTTACAGTTTTGGTGTGGTAATGCTAGAACTTCTGACTGGTCGTAAACCATATGACAG CTCTCGCCCTCGTCATGAACAGCATCTTGTTAGATGGGCTGTTCATCAGCTTCATGACATTGATTCCCTGACAAAGATGGTTGATCCTTCTATTCGTGGAGAGTGTTCTGAGAAAGTATTATCACGTTTTGCCGACATCATCAGCCGTTGTGTTCGG
- the LOC127308028 gene encoding protein STRUBBELIG-RECEPTOR FAMILY 3 isoform X1 yields MRMGDGPFAQTGVRVLVPLLLVAAAAALLPRALALTDAADVSAINGLYVALGSPALTGWTANGGDPCGEGWQGVVCIGSNIDAINYVAATMEGQLGSLGNFTSITTINLSNNKISGTIPDDLPVTLRNLFLSDNQLTGSIPMSLSNLKSLTAMSLNDNHLDGQLPDAFGSLAGLINLDISSNNFSGPLPTSLGNLSSLVTLRMQDNQLSGTLDVLQGLPLGDLNIENNLFSGPIPPKLLNIPNLKKDGNPFNTSIAPSASPSLTPNGSSPTQTPSSPTFPSGTPSSSNASSGSSGGSTARDSRSSSSGKHKSSTLRIVGYVLLAIVLFIIVVLLVIFCLSKYQERQSRRDYTTSQVGRVQQRVEEPKVKQASAQSRDAIKKGSTEVPDRKPVREINLTIPVLAAAREKPPEKREDHVINLERTESDIFAAAPLPPPPPPPLPPPAPTPTPPPRPPPPLSSPPPPPLSSPPLPPVTKVIANPIFRPEKRASTPPRTGPSTSATSFSVATLQQYTNSFGEESLIRESRLGKVYLAEFPEGKLLEVMKIDNANGRIPVDDFLELVACISDIRHPSILELVGYCAEYGQRLLVYNHFSRKTLHDVLHEGEDLDSALSWNARLQVALGASKALEYLHDTCEPPVVHQNFEPANVLLGNGFSVRVAECGLSVLMLSSSVTQLSGRMRALLNYEAPEIQESGTFTDRSDVYSFGVVMLELLTGRKPYDSSRPRHEQHLVRWAVHQLHDIDSLTKMVDPSIRGECSEKVLSRFADIISRCVRPEPEFRPPMSEVVQDIASILSTTGEDSE; encoded by the exons ATGCGGATGGGAGATGGGCCCTTCGCGCAGACGGGGGTGCGGGTGCTCGTCCCGCTGCTGTTggtcgcagcggcggcggcattGCTGCCGCGGGCGCTCGCACTCACCGACGCCGCCGACG TTTCTGCTATAAATGGATTGTATGTTGCACTTGGATCACCGGCTCTTACCGGATGGACTGCAAATGGTGGAGACCCCTGCGGTGAGGGTTGGCAGGGTGTTGTATGTATCGGCTCAAATATTGATGCAAT AAATTATGTTGCTGCAACTATGGAAGGACAGCTGGGAAGCCTAGGGAACTTCACCTCGATTACCACAAT AAATCTTAGCAACAACAAAATCAGTGGAACTATACCGGATGATCTACCAGTTACACTGCGGAATCT TTTTCTCTCTGATAACCAACTCACTGGAAGCATCCCAATGTCGCTATCAAACCTAAAGAGTTTAACAGCCAT GTCACTCAATGACAATCATCTTGATGGACAACTACCAGATGCTTTTGGTTCCCTTGCTGGACTTATAAACCT GGATATTTCGTCCAACAACTTCAGTGGTCCATTACCAACTTCATTGGGAAACCTGTCATCACTAGTTACTCT GCGCATGCAAGATAATCAACTATCTGGTACCCTTGATGTCTTGCAGGGTCTCCCCCTCGGTGATTT AAATATAGAGAACAATTTATTTTCTGGACCGATTCCTCCAAAGTTGCTCAACATACCAAATTTGAA AAAGGATGGGAACCCATTTAATACCAGCATCGCTCCTTCTGCGTCACCCTCTTTAACACCCAATGGCTCTTCACCGACACAAACACCATCATCTCCTACATTCCCTTCAGGAACTCCTTCATCGTCTAATGCTTCCTCGGGTTCTTCTGGTGGATCCACAGCTCGAGACAGCAGATCTTCATCCTCCGGGAAACACAAGTCTTCAACTCTCAGGATCGTTGGATATGTTCTTCTTGCTATCGTGCTGTTCATAATTGTTGTGCTGCTCGTAATATTTTGCCTGTCGAAGTACCAAGAGAGACAGTCGAGACGTGATTATACAACAAGTCAGGTGGGGAGGGTGCAACAAAGGGTTGAAGAGCCTAAAGTCAAGCAAGCTTCAGCACAGTCAAGGGACGCCATTAAAAAAG GCTCAACTGAGGTTCCTGACAGGAAGCCTGTTCGTGAAATAAATCTGACCATACCAG TGCTGGCAGCTGCTCGTGAGAAGCCTCCTGAAAAGAGAGAAGATCATGTAATTAACTTGGAGCGAACGGAATCGGATATTTTTGCTGCGGCGCCTCTgcctccgccaccgccaccaccactaccaccaccagcaccaacaccaacaccaccaccacgACCACCACCCCCACTTTCCTCTCCACCTCCTCCGCCACTTTCCTCACCACCACTTCCTCCTGTTACAAAAGTAATTGCAAATCCTATCTTTAGGCCAGAAAAAAGAGCCAGCACTCCACCAAGGACAGGTCCCTCGACATCTGCAACATCCTTTTCTGTTGCAACACTTCAGCAATATACAAATAGCTTTGGAGAGGAAAGTTTGATAAGAGAGAGTAGGTTGGGAAAAGTATATCTTGCAGAATTTCCTGAAGGCAAA TTATTGGAAGTTATGAAGATAGACAATGCCAATGGAAGGATACCAGTAGATGACTTTTTAGAGCTGGTTGCGTGTATATCAGATATTAGACACCCTAGCATCCTTGAGCTTGTTGGATACTGTGCAGAATATGGACAGCGGTTACTTGTTTATAACCACTTCAGTAGAAAAACACTACATGATGTATTACATGAAGGAGAGGATCTAGATAGTGCACTCTCTTGGAATGCCCGTCTCCAGGTCGCTCTTGGTGCATCAAAAGCCTTAGA GTATCTCCATGACACATGTGAGCCTCCAGTGGTGCATCAGAATTTTGAACCAGCCAATGTGCTTCTTGGTAATGGATTCTCAGTACGTGTTGCTGAATGTGGACTGTCAGTATTGATGTTGTCAAGCTCTGTTACACAG TTGTCTGGTCGCATGCGGGCATTACTAAATTACGAGGCACCTGAAATCCAAGAATCTGGGACTTTTACCGACCGAAGTGATGTTTACAGTTTTGGTGTGGTAATGCTAGAACTTCTGACTGGTCGTAAACCATATGACAG CTCTCGCCCTCGTCATGAACAGCATCTTGTTAGATGGGCTGTTCATCAGCTTCATGACATTGATTCCCTGACAAAGATGGTTGATCCTTCTATTCGTGGAGAGTGTTCTGAGAAAGTATTATCACGTTTTGCCGACATCATCAGCCGTTGTGTTCGG
- the LOC127308029 gene encoding ubiquitin-conjugating enzyme E2 22, translating to MATNENLPPNVIRQLAKELKNLDQSPPEGIRVIVNDDDFTSISADIEGPGGTPYENGIFRMKLVLSCDFPQSPPKGFFVTKIFHPNISSRGEICVNTLKKDWNPTHGLRHVLLVVRCLLIEPFPESALNEQAGKMLLENYEDYARHARLYTSIHALKPKSKPKSGSISESTTAVNVDQSSTNLGETAPSAPTALCATAAATKVLGSNSQDQNAPNEPAVGTSAALPKKEGPVARKAPVDKKKVDARKKSLKRL from the exons ATG GCAACCAATGAAAACCTCCCACCAAATGTCATTAGGCAATTGGCTAAAGAATTGAAGAATCTTGACCAATCGCCTCCAGAAGGGATCAGAGTGATTGTGAATGACGACGACTTCACGAGTATTTCTGCAGATATAGAGGGACCTG GCGGTACTCCGTACGAGAACGGGATTTTCCGGATGAAGCTAGTCTTGTCCTGTGACTTCCCTCAATCTCCACCAAAAG GATTTTTCGTGACCAAAATTTTCCATCCAAATATATCAAGCAGAGGTGAAATCTGTGTTAACACGTTGAAAAAGGACTGGAATCCTACTCATGGATTACGGCATGTTCTACTG GTGGTGAGATGCCTACTGATTGAACCATTCCCAGAATCTGCGCTCAATGAGCAGGCTGGAAAGATGTTACTTGAAAACTATGAGGACTATGCACGGCATGCAAG GTTATACACCAGCATTCATGCCCTCAAACCTAAGAGTAAGCCCAAGAGTGGAAGTATCTCCGAGTCAACCACAGCTGTAAACGTGGATCAGTCAAGCACAAATCTCGGCGAAACTGCACCATCGGCACCCACGGCATTATGTGCTACAGCTGCTGCCACCAAAGTGCTCGGTTCAAACTCACAGGATCAGAATGCTCCTAACGAGCCCGCTGTTGGTACATCTGCAGCATTGCCCAAGAAGGAAGGACCTGTTGCCAGGAAAGCGCCAGTCGATAAGAAGAAGGTGGATGCGAGGAAGAAGAGTTTGAAGCGATTGTAA